In Engraulis encrasicolus isolate BLACKSEA-1 chromosome 2, IST_EnEncr_1.0, whole genome shotgun sequence, the sequence ccaattgggcgggaaaccacccaatctggcaacactggacacagGAGACCAAACAGTGTGCCGTGCCGTGTCAGGACTCACTCCCCTCAGAGCCGGTGATGGGGAACTGATCAGTGACAAGAAGAGGCCACTTTTCAGTCCCTTACTGACTGTGGGTTGTGCCCTTTACACCTCTGTTCATCACATATGCTATTGGGGTTTGAAGCAAATTCAGACTCCAAAGAGAGGTCCAATTGTTTAGTTTACGACAAAACTATTTTGACTAACATGACCTCTGAACTAAAATCCCAGTTAACTGCATTGTTCACTCTCCTTTGGGGGTAAGGCCTATTGTACAATCAGCCAAATCTAAAACAAAGAGTGGGAAGGGAAAGCCAACGAAAACACTCTCGCTTTTATCACCACAGAAACTTAAACTTTGTAAAAGTAGTCAGTTTATCAAATGACATGACAGATGAGGTCTGGTGACCTATTGCAAGCACGGTGAACACACAAGATTGACATTAACTACTAATTGTACTCCAGAAAAGAGGTAGTTAAAACAAAGGAACATTTTCCTAAGATACAGTAATACAACTCTTCTTTAAACAACGTTTATACACCTAAATGTAAACCTGGTCCCTGCACACTCTTACATGCCTACAAAAAGATCTACCTGCAAATCCCTACACATTTACTATAGCTAATCCTATCTAATAGAGATACAATAACATCTCTTGATCTGCTAAAGTCCACTGAGGAATGACGTCAGAGCATTGGCTCTGTGCTCCAGAAATACTTTTGGTGCAGAAGCTTATCACCAAGCTGTAGTAACCGAACATCTTCCCAAAAGCGATGTACCCTTCAAAGGGGCAATTCATGAAAGCCACTTCACGTACAGTGGTTCCATGAATAAGTCTTACATTACACTACTGGTTCCATCACAGTATGATATGAAATGCAATGCAGTACTAAGtatactaagtattgtacccgaaacacaattttgttgcctttttgacaatgacaataaactcttgattgattgattgatgatcaTGTATACTCCAACACATTtgtaaacagtggtgtagtctacgtagaacgcgggtatacggagtatacccacttctaaatttcagggatttcagtatactcacttaaaatggattgatccattattttgaatagcacaaatatatacagtatacccacttcaaaaaggctcaaatatacagtatacccaccataaaaagtagactacaccactgtttgtaaataatacaaaaataaggAGCTGCTGCAAGCAGTACCCATATCACAGCTGGGTCATAACAGACATTGATACACTGTACTTCAGCATGGACATGTACTTCTAGTGACAGTCTACACTAAATCACATGCCATGAGGAGAGGAACCGAAGAGGCTAGATATATTCAACAAAAAGCACAGGATACATTCAGGACACTTCACGATTGTCATGTCCAAAGGTCCCCATTATTAGAAATGGCTATTGCGCCGCATGTACGCCTGTCCCCTGATGGCAAACTGCATCTCCGTGAACGTGAGGTGCGCAACGGTGACGGCGCACGGACCCACCACCTTGAAGCCGGATTTCTTGTAGAACGGAACCAGCATGTCCTCGCACATGAGCGTGGCGCGTCGCACGTAGGGCAGGCAACGGAGGTACTGCAGGTAGCGCCACATCAGGATGGAACCTTTGCCCTGCTGACGGAAGGTCCGGTGGACCGCCAGCACGTGGATGTGGACCGTGTGGCCATCTGGCTTGTGAAGAGTCAGTGCGTCCTATTAAGCAAAATGGGGATATTGTAAACATTACGCAAAATCAACTATGGAAAACTCTTCCAAAAGTTAAGAAGTGCAGACGACCTCAAGCAAGTTTGATATAGCCTACTAATAGGCAGAGGTGACATACAGTGGTCAACCTGTCCTCGTCCCACAGTGATCCGATGATGAAGGCGACAAGTCTGCCCAGTTCAAACCATCCAAGAGAAAGCTCCGGGCACAGGGTGAGAAAGTGGCGGACTTCGTCAAGATGCAGTGGGCACTCCCCTGACACGGAGATAAATGCTGAAACAGACAAGTGACGGTGTACCAGTTGTAGTTGGATATTGAGGAAGAATCAGACATTGTTTCGAGGTATTTTTTCTAAGGTTAACATGGTATCCAGTACAGCACCTCGCACTTCTGACGCAAGCTTGTAACAAAAGTTGCGCAAGCCCCAAACATCACCAAGCGCAATTGCGCATTAACCATTTCCACTTTGCTTTTAAGTTCATTCTGTATTTACATTAACGAAGTAATGTCTTACCTTCTCTTTCAATCTCAAACACGCTTATGGCGTCCTGTGGATTGAGTGGCCGGAATTCACTTGCTGGTAAAGTGTGCCGCCGCAGACGGGACGGAGATTGGTCTAGATCTTGCCTTAGAAGAAACGGCCTTGCGCTTACCACCGACATTTCTGATAACGCCTACGGACCCTCTGTCGTGCAATACTCCCTTGCCTTGTATTTCAGCACTGAGTGATCATCAGCCTTGGGTCTGTTTTAATGCTCGAGGAAGAGATTAGAATGCATGACTCAACTCTCAACACCGTTATCCGTAACTTAGTGGTCATTGCGCACGCCACTTCTGTCGTTGGAGAACTAAGAGGGAATCTGTTTTTCCATTTGGCTGTCAAATTTGTGAATGCATTTCCCAACTTTGTCTCCTTGGAATGTTACAGATCTGGgatctgggatcaataaagttactctactatatTTATTGCTGTGTAGATGCACTGCTATCTCTCCTATTCAATGCCACATTAGCAGGCCAGAATAAAATGTTGGCCTACTTAAATGTTGAAACCAGTTGACAGTTCATTGATGCCTAGTGTTGAAATTACATGAAACAGCCACAAGTGTCCAACTGACAACCAACCAGATGTACCTTTGGGAATTTGGGAAAAACTAACCAGcatgtagtagcctaatagcctactTAATGAGAGCACTGCCCTCAGGTGGACACagtgggtcgtgtgtgtgtgtgtgtgtgtgtgtgtgtgtgtgtgtgtgtgtgtgtgtgtgtgtgtgtgtgtgtgtgtgtgtgtgtgtgtgtgtgtgtgtgtgcctcagtggtgtagtctatgtagaacgcagtatacccacttccatttttttagggatttcagtatacccacctaaaattgattgatccattatttagaatagcccaaatatatacagtatacccacctaaaaatgCTCAGAaatgcagtatacccactacaaaaaagtagactgcaccactgctgtgtgtgtgtgtgtgtgtgtgtgtgtgtgtgtgtgtgtgtgtgtgtgtgtgtgtgtgtgtgtgtgtgcgtgtgcgtgcgcgtgtgtttgtgtgtaaggggggTGGTGGTATGTGGGGGGGTGGTATCTGTCTGGGTGGAGCAGTCAGTGCTGCATATTCTTATTGAGTGATATTATTGACTTCTATTCTTTTTCTTTGAAATATGGAAACTTGAGGTCCAAATGTTTGGTCTGGACTGCAATTTAAGGCACTTGGATAGTTGCAATATACTGACAATAAACAACACAGGTCTTACAAATATGGCTGCTTTAATTTCAGATCCTCATATCATAATTCCAAAATAAAGGAATGCCAttgaataaatgaaaaaatatagcctaatatacaTATCTCTTGATCACCGGGACACTCTATATGACACTGTCAAACAGTATAAGCCTCAGACTGGCATTCAAGACCTTTGGTCACTCACACCTAAATAAAGATAAATAGCCTATGCAGATGATTTTTTTCGACCCCTGTACAGAAAAATAAGATAATAATTATCATCATAAAACCAAAAAACATTGTCATGATTgtctaataataaaaaataaacatacaaaaaCCCATCAAAAAGCAGCAGTCACTTGAGAATGTTTGAGTGTCTTTCAGGAGTTTCCGATTCATATAAATACAGGAGTTAAGATTTGTACAGGAGCAAGAAGTCCCTTCACAGATGGAGAGGAATGACATTCATAAATTGATCCACCAGATGGCACCGTCTTGGCAGAGACCTTTAGTTAGTTACAGCACCTCTGTGAtgggattgcattgcatagctCACCTTGTCATCACGTTGTGCTTTATTTATTATTTCCCTTTTGGAAACACAAGCCTCCCCCTGCTGTGCACACATATGGCTTAACCTGACCCATTAGATTATAACACAGAttacatcatcgtcatcatcatcttcatcatcatcagcagcagcagcaacaccgtTCAGAGCAGAGCACACCGACACTGGACCACATAGGCTGTAAACAGGTTGGCaacacagaaataaatatttacTTCTCTATACATACCCACAGTGGTGGGGACGGGAGCCTTGCtttcagaagctacaatctagCGGtatcacatattccaaatgacctaatttgtacctgtccaattcaaccaggccATAGCATAgcctaattggacaggtaaaaacaggtcttttggaatgtgtggcactggactgtaTAGCTGCTGAATCCAGGTTGCACATCCATACTTGTCACCAGGGCTGGGcgattaacccctttgcgcagagcctatgttataaccttactgtcgtcaaaattgtaatggctatgtcctaatctgttacttaaggatctcagtaatgtcatagcaatgttgttataatgtagttgagtattttcagcaaatagtgaataggcccgccggcgaccccatctgcagtacgaGGCTACTCAACAATGGTGATTAGTGATAACACACATTTGTTTTAATTAATGATAAAATTCAGGTCAGCCACAACAATCAGGGCATATTTCATCAGTCAGAGAGCAGCGATGACAGCCTCTGTATGTGTACGCTGCAGGGCAAGAGTGAAGCCAGAGAAGAGCACTACTGTATGAGCAAAAGTGGAGCTGGGCCAgccatgtctttctctctttctttctctacatataatcagggcactaaattaactttttttctacaccagcagaaatggctagtagatgttagtcttactcagggtgcgatttgtcggaaaaccagaaggggggatatgtttcagattttaagcaatatcaaagGAATTACATTAAATGTGATTAAAAGTATGtgtaaaaagtggcgatatcaaaaccagaagggggaacaATCCCaaccatccccccctacaaatcgcaccctggtcttACTAGCATAAcactgtcaaagtggctagtaagttggtcttgttTACCtgacaaactgaaatttcacaagCATTTGGCCGGATTGGCTGGTGTCAAGGAGCCCTGCATATAATTGTTGTCGTGGTTGAAAagctggtaggctatgtgaccaaAATAGCCCAGTTGAGAGAGCAAGCATGAATGAAATTCAAATTCAAGTATGAGGACAATGGAAAATGTGTGAGCAAAGTCATCCCCAATCACTGTTCAACCTTGTTTTTGGGTGGTGATGCCAAAATGatcttttggagaaaaaaaaggtgtGGAGATCTGGCATATGTTGCCCGCTGTAAATTACATCCATGTCCTTGTGCTTCATTCAGCCCCCATGCCAGACACGCGAAGTGGGCACAGGGCAGCAGCAGGTTGGAATATGAGGctacagatgatgatgatgatgatgatgatgatgatgatgatgagggtaaacagggctgctgacagctttggctgggcccaggacaaagtcatctggaaggcccCTCTTCTCAATACATAAACTGTCATTCAGACCTGATTCTGCTCACGCCTACCCTcaaacccccaaccccctcctcactgggcccaggtccacATGCCTggttgccctcctcctcctccccctgttaGCTGGCCGGATAATGAGGCTCCAGCAGATGGATGCTCTACagtgcgctgtgctgtgcagcaTTCTAATGCTCTCTGATTATGTATGCATTcgacaccaccagcaccatctcCCTGTATAGGGCATGGCCAGCGCATtcaacaccaccagcaccacctcccTGTATAGGGCATGGCCAGCGCATTCAACACCACCTGCACCACCTCCCTGTATAGGGCAGGGCCAGTGCATTCAACACCGCCAGCACCATCTCCCTGTGTGATGGAGCACCTTCCTTTAGGGCCACACTCTGAAGGCTATAACCATATGAGTGTGTTATGGgaatgaaagaggaagagagagagcgtgatagAGAGCGGGGgatgggtggggagagagagagagagagagagagagagagagagagagagagagagagagagagagatagagagagagagagagggagagagggagaaagagggggtagGGTGGGGGACATTCTGCATTTTAGGCCACAGACTGtatatgcttgagtgtgtgtgtgtgtgtgtgtgtgtgtgtgtgtgtgtgtgtgtgtaaacgggtaaaaacagagagagagagagagaaagagagagagaaagagagagaacatgagcaTGAACGAAGGAGAGAAACAGCAAGAGAGAAATGTATGCGTTTTGACTGATTGGTTCTGTGGGCATAAGCGAGACCTGGCGTGAGCAATACACCACTGGAATaaatgctgacacacacaaacacacacacacactctctctctctctctctctctctctacggacAGCAAACTCATCCATCAGCCTCTCCCATTACACATAAGGCAGTTCATTAATGACTTCATATCAGGAAAATAAAAAAGTCACATGTCGGCAAACGTACGGTACATTGCACTTCGTTCGTTGGtgtgtgctttgctttgctttaacAAAAGTCTTAAAAACGTTCCCTCTGAGCCATGAACCAGCTCCTTGTGTTTAATGGTCAGTGTGCCACTGGGGACAGAGCGTCAAGACAAAACCATTTCtatacagtcagtcagacagacaggcaacctCTTGTGATTGTCTTCCACCCAGCTGATgtactatatatacagtatgagtTTGATGTGTATTATTGATGTTCATGTTCCTCAATTATTgaaaatggtggtggtggttttggtgGTGGGGGGCGTGGTTGCTGAGGGGCATCTGAGTTATGTCTGACGTCTCTGAATGTTCATTTCCTGCATGAAATAACAGTAGTGTAGCCAGTGattggcaacctggattcagaagctacagtcCAACCCTGCCTTGGTTCGGGCGGTggggcactgtgctgtgctgttgtgctggcgacccgggttcgattgagGCCCAGGATCCTTTccagatcctcccctgtctctctctccccactcatttcctgtcccattcttcactgtGCTGTCCAAATGGGGTTCAAACAGTCCCtccaattgttttttttgctACAATtcagtgtcacatattccaaTTCACCTGGTATTGTCTGTTCAAATAAACCAGGTGATTGCACAAATTTGACCAGAAAAAGCAGGTCTATGTGGCACTGGATCGTGGTTTCTGAGTTCAAAGGCTCTTTTCCAtggccggttttctggtaggcctacagctcgacagctCGACTCAGCCACAAGTTTTTTCTGTTCGAATAGgcgcgacacagctcaatcgtaaagaaaAAGCtgtggccgagtcgcactgtgtcgagctgtaggcccaccagaaaaatggcagtggaaaacagGCACAAGTTGCCCATCACAGAGTGTGGCACTAAGGGCAGCATGGCAGCACTGAGGACGGCATCGCAGTAGATCTCATCAGGGCACCCGCAGCCCCGAGCTCCCTTAGACATCATCCTCCCTTCCCTACTGATTAACACTACACATCTCTAGAGCAGGGAGATGGAGGGCCGGGTgactgtgcatgcgcatgcgagagagagagagagagagagagagagagagagagagagagagagagagagagagagagagagagacagagagagagacagagagagagacagagacagagacagagagacagagacagagagacagagaagggagagaatgaatgtagagatagagaaagatttgtgcatgtgtgtgtgtgtgtgtgtgtgcgtgtgacagggaaatatgtgtctgtacgtgtgagtactgtatgtgtgtgtgcctgttttggtacgtgtgtgtgtgtgtgtgtgtgtgtgtgtgtgtgtgtgtgtgtgtgtgtgtgtgtgtgtgtgtgtgtgtgtgtgtgtgtgtgtgtgtgtgtatttgtgcgtgtgtgtgtgtgcgtgtgtctgtgtgtgcgtgtgtgagtgagagagacagtgaatgagagtgtacatgtatgtactatcttgcatgtgagtgtgagaatGTGAGAGTATGTTGCATGCCACACCAAGGCATTagctaccaccactactactctcCTGCCTGTCTGGCACCATTTTGcaggcagcctgtgtgtgtgtgtgtgtgtgtgtgtgtgtgtgtgtgtgtgtgtgtgtgtgtgtgtgtgtgtgtgtgtgtgtgtgtgtgtgtgtatgtgtgcgtgtgtgtgtgggccctgaCAGAATGGCCCTCCACTCCACacagctctccctctctgcagcaGCCCTCCCTCGCTCGGCCCCTGGGGGCCAGGGCTGAATGGAGCCACTGAGATGACCAAATGAAGCCCgccagaccagcccagcccagctcagccctgccgcaggagaggagtgaggagtgtgtgtctggatgtgggtatgagtacatatgtgtgtgtgtgtgtgtgtgtgtgtgtaataacgatggccagcatgtgtgtgtatttttgtgtatatgagagagagagagagagagagagagagagagagagagagagagagagagagagagagagagagagagagagagagagtgtgagagaaagagagagagagagagagagagagagagagagagtagtagtgtgagtagtagtagtgtgtgtgtgtgtgtgtgtgtgtgtgtgtgtgtgtgtgtgtgtgtgtgtgtgtgtgtgtgagagagagagagagagagagagagagagagagagagagagagagagagagagagagagagagagaaagagagagagagactgtttgtctactgtatgtgtgtacagtaagggGTTTGAGTAGTGTGTGCCCAGGCTGCCCAGAGGAGAGCAGTGagagatgtggtgtggtgtggtcgtgTGGGTGGGTTTGGTCTTCGTGcttgctgtcagtggcccttccCCCCCAAAGGACGACAGGGAGAGAACCCAGCTCTCTGAACTGAACATGCTTGTCCACTCAGGCCAGAAAGCACTCTAATGTATTGCTATGACCTTCTactaacacacaggcacaggcacacacacacacacacacacacacacacacacacacacacacacacacacacacacacacacacacacacacacacacacacacacacacacacacacacacacacacacacacacacacacacacacaccaacagcccaTGCCCCGAATAATTATTTCACTGCGTGACCCCATGAGAGAAGCGGGAACCCATTAAAAACTACAGAACCCATTAAAAACTACAGACCACATAAAACTTAAAACCAGGACCACTGTATGTCCCTTTCCCCACAGTAGAAAAGATCAGGAATGGAATGTCTTTGCACTTCTTTTCAGTAGCAATAAAAACAACACACAGTACATGTCTGACAGACATTGGCACTTCTATATATTATTGTACATCATGGGGCAATGACTGAAGCCTTTGCCTTTGTAAAGTGCTCTTGTAATCACCTTCTAACGGAGACGTCCCACGATGACTTTCAGCAGTGCAAActggattaaaaaaaacagtcaagCTTGACCTATCACATGACCTAGAGACTAAAGCTACAGTATGTATCTGTCTTTGTTGCCATGATACAGTAAGTTCAACTGACAAAAAAAGATaacatgtctttttttcttccagtGTGCTTTAGACTTCGAGCAGCAAAGATGCACTTCGTTTAAGAGATGAGCTTTCCTCTTCTCTGATTCCACTCAAAATCCGTCATCCAGGCAAAAATCTGACCAGACCTCTTCCTGTGTTTCAAATGAAATCAAACTCACACCCGAAAATATATCTTACGAGTACAAAATTtgatcaacctcctcctcttctctgattCTCCAGCCCCATACACCGCCCTCCACCCAACACCCAGTCACCAGCCTGCCCAACCCTTTTGTATCTCTTCTCCAGTGTGCTTTATAGACGTCATCAAACTCTCAACCAAATATGTACTTCAGGGGTTCAAGTCCTTTAACCAAATCAAACTCACCCAAAGATGAACCTGAAGAGGATAACCCGGGGGGAACACACCAACGGCGACGAGATTAAGCAACAGAGAATGGCTGGACTGTGTAGCAAGAacgatacgagcgatagaagcgacagagtatgacggttaaaagcagaatgcaagcattctgacattcCAATTGGCCGTGTGTAGTGACTGTCActgaactgcatcatagctcatttgcataatagtcgctgaagtccaactacaaactgtcgcttaagtcgctcaaatcgcctctcgTCGCCCAAAGTGTTAATGTCTCTTCTGTCGTCAGcgactccatacaaagtcaattgctTTGCATCCCCCTTTCTTTTCCCGATGCACCAAGACTACAAAACGTGACCTTTCCCCCttactcattcacacacaaacccctTACACTTCCCCCATCAGCCTGTCAACAACCTGCCCAGACCTCTTCCCATGTGCTTTTTAAGTTTTAAAGTATTTCAAACTTGCACCCAAAGATGTGAAACAAGACCAACCCCATACACTACCTATCCCCGCTCTCCCCCCATCACCCAGTCACCAGCCTACCCAGCCCCGGGTGTATCTGTGCTTGCATGGCTCCGCCACAGTCCACCTGCTCCCCGTCCACGGTGATGACCCCCGGGGGGTCGGACAGGGGCTCCAGTCGGAGAGCGCGCACTCGCCGGTGGACCAGCTGCGGGCAGCCGTAGGCCATGTGACCGCCCTTCTCCATGGCCAGGAAGAGTCGCAGCAGCGTGGCGCGCGACACCCCCTCCAGCACGTAGTACAGGTGGATGCAGCCGTCCTGGCTGCGCGCCTCGGGGGCCGCCATCAGGTCCTCGGCCAGGTGCGACTGGCACATGGCCAGCACCAGGATGAAGCCCTCCTCGGGGACGCGCGTCCAACTGCACGGGACCGGGTGCTCTAACGGGGGGAGGAGGGTGTCCGGCGGTCCCTTGATTGGATGtgggtctggtggtggtggtgacggggaTCCAGGCTGGAGGAGAAGTTTGATAGCGTTGTTGGAGGCGTTGTGCATAGTGTTGTTGTCGGGTGATGGTGctgtgtctgtggtgttgtgGTTGAGGTGAAGACGTGAATTCGAGTCCGAGTGTTCCTTTCCGAGTTCTAATCCCGCAGGTTGGGTGTCGCGGGGCGTCGAGGGGTCCCGCGGCGTTAGGGAGCGCTCCGTCGGTCCGCACGACATAGAGGAGCAGAAGGAGGCGTTGGGGGAGTCGGGCGGGGAGGTCATGGGAGAGGAGGCCGCAGAGGAGGCGCGGGAAGAGGAGGAAGCGGAGTGCGTGGGTGAGGAGCATGagacttgtgcttgtgcttgtgcttctcCGCACCTGGTAGTTGGTTCGTCTTCCTCTGTGACCCGTGCCTCCTCCTGTGGCACCGCAGGAAGGTATGCCAGGCGTCCCCGGTAGACACGGAGCGACGCCAGCCGCACCAGCGTGCCCAGCAGGAAGCGCACGGCGCCCGCCTGCCGGTAGCGCTCGCTCTCGATGTCCACGTCGGCCACGAAGCCCCAGGCCAGCGACAGGAAGGAGAAGAGGCGACGATGACGAGGGCCTGAGCTCGAGCTCGAACCCGAGCCCAGGTGCACCGACACCAGGTCCAGAGGAGACACCAGGCCCTTACAC encodes:
- the LOC134470228 gene encoding sphingosine kinase 1-like isoform X2, with protein sequence MLHFVTYPGVAYSEVSLPGVAYSEVRRPCRLMLLVNPNSGRGQAMYLFTTHIQRMLTEADVLHTLVITEHQNHARELVREADLTQWDALVILSGDGLLFEVVNGLMEREDWEEAIQTPLGILPGGSGNALAASVSHYSGSPALFGEELLVSCGLVLCKGLVSPLDLVSVHLGSGSSSSSGPRHRRLFSFLSLAWGFVADVDIESERYRQAGAVRFLLGTLVRLASLRVYRGRLAYLPAVPQEEARVTEEDEPTTRCGEAQAQAQVSCSSPTHSASSSSRASSAASSPMTSPPDSPNASFCSSMSCGPTERSLTPRDPSTPRDTQPAGLELGKEHSDSNSRLHLNHNTTDTAPSPDNNTMHNASNNAIKLLLQPGSPSPPPPDPHPIKGPPDTLLPPLEHPVPCSWTRVPEEGFILVLAMCQSHLAEDLMAAPEARSQDGCIHLYYVLEGVSRATLLRLFLAMEKGGHMAYGCPQLVHRRVRALRLEPLSDPPGVITVDGEQVDCGGAMQAQIHPGLGRLVTG
- the LOC134461173 gene encoding serotonin N-acetyltransferase-like, whose amino-acid sequence is MSVVSARPFLLRQDLDQSPSRLRRHTLPASEFRPLNPQDAISVFEIEREAFISVSGECPLHLDEVRHFLTLCPELSLGWFELGRLVAFIIGSLWDEDRLTTDALTLHKPDGHTVHIHVLAVHRTFRQQGKGSILMWRYLQYLRCLPYVRRATLMCEDMLVPFYKKSGFKVVGPCAVTVAHLTFTEMQFAIRGQAYMRRNSHF
- the LOC134470228 gene encoding sphingosine kinase 1-like isoform X1, producing the protein MDRDKTESDPSHHRNGLVGLLYGEFTDIHNGKVRCSVSLTDHALTVQKITSLPGQGKVFFDLADCIGCRAFRAEDNADHSAYFSAYFYPFKRNGWLSSATSRQRLEQCFGVALAQDPRANLEEAERWARAIRDASFRHLPRCEGVAYSEVSLPGVAYSEVRRPCRLMLLVNPNSGRGQAMYLFTTHIQRMLTEADVLHTLVITEHQNHARELVREADLTQWDALVILSGDGLLFEVVNGLMEREDWEEAIQTPLGILPGGSGNALAASVSHYSGSPALFGEELLVSCGLVLCKGLVSPLDLVSVHLGSGSSSSSGPRHRRLFSFLSLAWGFVADVDIESERYRQAGAVRFLLGTLVRLASLRVYRGRLAYLPAVPQEEARVTEEDEPTTRCGEAQAQAQVSCSSPTHSASSSSRASSAASSPMTSPPDSPNASFCSSMSCGPTERSLTPRDPSTPRDTQPAGLELGKEHSDSNSRLHLNHNTTDTAPSPDNNTMHNASNNAIKLLLQPGSPSPPPPDPHPIKGPPDTLLPPLEHPVPCSWTRVPEEGFILVLAMCQSHLAEDLMAAPEARSQDGCIHLYYVLEGVSRATLLRLFLAMEKGGHMAYGCPQLVHRRVRALRLEPLSDPPGVITVDGEQVDCGGAMQAQIHPGLGRLVTG